A single genomic interval of Pochonia chlamydosporia 170 chromosome 7, whole genome shotgun sequence harbors:
- a CDS encoding GABA permease (similar to Cordyceps militaris CM01 XP_006666715.1) yields the protein MRTLGLCPGSKDTIEMVSSLSSAKSTFGTPCGAGGKDRAVEMGQVVLEENDNFRHATRYTRADAEDMRRMGRDQELVRNFRMFSVASFAAINTAIWEYSIFQITPALTNGGNPSLLYSTIWNFIGFGPIYLSMAEMASMAPIAGSQYHWVSEFAPESWQKGLSYVSGWTSTLGLQAGNAMGNLLVGTLLQTVIAVNNPEYDSPLWQGTLLVLPALIMAFLGSVIGHRALPYWQNAAFAVHIIVYFTIIIPVWVNAPMATSSYVWTGFENSGGWPSMTLAILIGQLSGTTFQVGIDAATHMSEEVRNAARSVPRAMLSVYVANFIILFPMLVTLCYHIPDSSVALNDKTSYPTIYVLRQSMSQGWVTAVLLATIAILVSSNVTQLTATSRDLYAFSRDRGLPFSAWISQVDKRRNVPTNAAIVTSCISLSLSLIYIGSSVAFYAVTSLFTVALIQCYTLSIACILWRRMYYPNTLPYAQFSLGKYGILINLLGVIYGVWSFFWCFWPESSPVTAEGFNWASPLFVGTLLGALAHYGFIGRHRYSGPVALVEGRRES from the exons ATGAGAACTCTAGGTCTGTGTCCTGGTTCGAAGGATACGATAGAAATGGTGTCAAGTCTTTCCAGCGCGAAGTCCACCTTCGGGACTCCCTGCGGTGCAGGTGGTAAGGACAGAGCAGTCGAGATGGGCCAAGTTGTGCTGGAGGAAAACGACAATTTTCGCCATGCGACCAGGTACACTAGGGCCGACGCCGAGGATATGCGGCGTATGGGACGAGATCAGGAGCTCGTTCGAAACTTCCGGATGTTTTCCGTGGCATCGTTTGCGGCCATTAACACAGCCATTTGGGAGTACAGCATATTCCAAATCACGCCAGCTCTCACAAACGGCGGAAACCCATCACTGCTATACTCAACTATCTGGAACTTTATTGGCTTTGGCCCAATATACCTCAGCATGGCAGAGATGGCTAGTATGGCCCCTATCGCCGGATCTCAGTATCACTGGGTGAGCGAGTTTGCGCCAGAAAGCTGGCAGAAAGGATTAAGCTACGTGAGTGG CTGGACTTCCACTTTGGGTTTGCAAGCCGGAAATGCAATGGGCAATCTACTCGTTGGAACTCTACTGCAGACCGTTATTGCTGTGAATAATCCCGAATACGATTCCCCGCTCTGGCAAGGAACGCTCCTTGTTCTCCCAGCTCTTATCATGGCTTTCCTTGGCAGCGTTATAGGCCACCGGGCCTTGCCTTACTGGCAGAACGCAGCGTTTGCAGTTCACATTATAGTGTACTTTACCATCATTATTCCAGTCTGGGTTAACGCACCCATGGCTACGTCTAGTTATGTCTGGACCGGCTTTGAGAATTCTGGCGGTTGGCCTAGCATGACTCTAGCTATCTTAATTGGCCAACTGTCTGGTACTACCTTTCAAGTTGGCATTGACGCG GCTACACACATGTCAGAGGAAGTTAGAAATGCTGCTAGGTCAGTCCCGAGGGCAATGCTTAGTGTCTACGTCGCCAACTTCATCATTCTCTTTCCTATGCTGGTGACCCTTTGCTACCACATCCCTGACAGCAGTGTGGCTCTCAACGACAAAACATCCTACCCTACCATATATGTACTTCGACAGTCAATGTCCCAGGGATGGGTTACAGCCGTACTGCTTGCGACGATCGCAATACTGGTCTCATCTAACGTTACACAACTTACCGCTACAAGTCGCGATCTCTACGCCTTTTCCCGTGACAGGGGACTACCATTCTCGGCCTGGATCTCGCAAGTGGACAAACGACGTAATGTGCCAACGAACGCTGCTATTGTAACTAGCTGTATTAGTCTATCCCTGTCTCTTATTTACATCGGCAGCTCTGTTGCATTCTACGCAGTCACATCGCTGTTTACTGTCGCTCTTATACAGTGCTATACTCTTAGCATTGCCTGCATATTGTGGAGAAGGATGTACTACCCCAACACACTCCCCTATGCACAGTTCTCTCTGGGCAAATACGGAATCCTCATCAATTTATTGGGAGTTATTTATGGAGTTTGGTCCTTtttctggtgtttttggcCGGAGAGCAGCCCTGTCACAGCAGAAGGCTTCAACTGGGCGTCGCCCCTATTCGTTGGTACTCTACTTGGAGCCCTGGCTCACTACGGATTCATCGGCCGCCACAGGTACTCTGGCCCGGTAGCTTTGGTGGAGGGACGTAGGGAATCTTAG
- a CDS encoding subtilisin (similar to Talaromyces stipitatus ATCC 10500 XP_002484416.1), with protein MVRTSLVVSLVAVATSALAADVHGKNIVKTFVPGAYIFELEDGHDPDIVERSVGKHGTTRMKLDYDLFKGVSVQLHDIDKAHETAAKLADIPAVKAVFPVQLVAVPKPNVEWVARHTTDEKKGLLSSRAAQTVYANQKFYANKTDAYSPHIMTQIDKLHAKGITGKGVKIAVVDTGIDYKHPALGGCFGQGCLVSFGTDLVGDDYTGENTPHPDPDPMDCAGHGSHVAGIIAAQPNIYGFTGAAPGASLGAYRVFGCEGTAGTDVLIAAFNQAYQDGATVITSSVGGQGGWPEDPWCEVVSRIVEKGVPCTMSAGNSGIAGLFDIGSASSGRGVMAIASFDNVQTPAFFSDAKYQVDNGTNTPFRYAPFVNVTWDSFTLPAWSSSLDPEDCDSFPANTTDLSKYIVLVSITCGLPVQFLHAIDKGAKNFVVYGDSHGVENIAIPEDVSSAINSASVIDAETGATFINALKNGKKLILEMARPKTHLDVVNINNTATGGAVSLFSTWGPNWEMDTKPQFGAPGGHILSTIPRAMGSYGVWSGTSMSCPQVAGIIALIHEVRGTYDPGLIQNLLSTNAKPQLFNDGNKFYDFLAPVPQQGAGLIQAYDAAYATTLLSPSSLSFNDTDHLTKALEFNLTNSNAKKITYKFTNVPAIAMYFWNFKDSFPNFSDEPVLANATIKFSETSVTLNGGESCVISVSATPPKGLDADRLALWSGYIAINGTDGTSLSLPYQGLAGSLRDQTTITRARLFNSTGNELAPNSTLLLPRQGGASDGDTFPMLGWFLPWGSRKILAHIIPLSTLPPNNLTTEYRGVKTIGQPSGFPALWQSRGLNGFDFTGRLDSGYYAPPGRYKVIFRALRIFGNETKEEDWDVVTTPAFFIKYQDTGYDT; from the exons ATGGTGCGCACTTCGCTTGTTGTGTCACTGGTAGCGGTGGCCACCTCTGCCTTAGCGGCAGATGTCCATGGAAAGAACATTGTCAAGACTTTTGTTCCTGGTGCTTATATTTTCGAATTGGAGGATGGCCAT GACCCTGATATCGTCGAACGGTCAGTTGGCAAGCATGGTACTACCCGAATGAAGCTTGACTACGACTTGTTCAAGGGTGTCTCAGTGCAACTACACGACATCGACAAGGCCCACGAGACGGCTGCCAAGCTGGCGGATATACCAGCTGTCAAGGCCGTCTTCCCCGTTCAGCTTGTTGCGGTGCCCAAACCGAATGTTGAGTGGGTCGCTCGGCACACTAccgatgagaagaagggccTCCTTTCCTCAAGGGCTGCTCAGACTGTCTACGCTAATCAGAAATTCTACGCTAATAAGACTGATGCTTATTCTCCCCACATCATGACACAGATTGACAAGCTTCATGCCAAGGGCATCACTGGCAAGGGTGTCAAAATTGCTGTCGTTGACACTGGT ATTGACTATAAGCACCCTGCTCTGGGAGGCTGCTTCGGCCAAGGCTGCCTGGTCTCTTTCGGAACTGACCTTGTTGGTGACGACTATACCGGCGAAAACACTCCTCACCCTGACCCAGACCCTATGGACTGCGCCGGTCACGGATCTCACGTTGCTGGTATTATTGCTGCTCAACCAAACATCTACGGATTCACTGGCGCTGCTCCTGGAGCTAGCTTAGGTGCTTATCGAGTCTTTGGCTGCGAAGGAACCGCTGGTACTGATGTCCTAATTGCAGCCTTCAACCAGGCTTATCAGGATGGTGCTACCGTCATCACTTCTTCTGTTGGCGGTCAAGGCGGTTGGCCTGAGGATCCTTGGTGTGAGGTTGTCTCTCGTATTGTCGAGAAGGGTGTACCGTGTACTATGTCTGCCGGTAATAGCGGTATCGCTGGCCTCTTTGACATCGGTTCTGCTTCCTCCGGCCGTGGCGTCATGGCTATTGCTTCGTTTGATAATGTTCAGACGCCTGCTTTCTTTTCCGACGCCAAGTACCAGGTTGACAACGGTACTAATACCCCGTTTCGATATGCCCCTTTTGTAAACGTCACCTGGGACAGCTTCACCCTACCTGCATGGTCCAGCAGCCTTGATCCTGAAGACTGCGATTCATTCCCTGCTAATACCACCGATCTTTCTAAATACATTGTCCTGGTCTCGATTACTTGCGGGCTTCCCGTTCAATTCCTCCACGCCATAGACAAAGGTGCTAAGAATTTTGTGGTTTACGGCGATAGTCATGGCGTCGAAAACATAGCGATTCCCGAGGACGTCTCCAGCGCTATCAACTCAGCCTCCGTGATTGACGCCGAGACTGGTGCTACATTTATCAATGCCCTCAAGAACGGCAAGAAGCTTATTCTCGAAATGGCTAGGCCAAAGACTCACTTAGATGTTGTTAATATTAACAACACTGCCACTGGTGGAGCTGTAAGCCTCTTTTCAACTTGGGGCCCAAATTGGGAAATGGATACCAAGCCTCAATTTGGTGCTCCCGGCGGTCATATTCTTTCCACCATCCCTCGTGCTATGGGTAGTTACGGGGTTTGGTCTGGAACTTCTATGTCTTGCCCCCAGGTTGCTGGTATTATTGCACTTATCCACGAGGTCCGTGGAACTTACGATCCTGGGCTAATTCAAAACTTGCTATCTACCAATGCTAAACCTCAACTCTTTAACGATGGCAATAAGTTCTATGATTTTTTGGCTCCTGTTCCGCAGCAAGGTGCTGGCCTTATCCAGGCATATGACGCTGCCTATGCTACTACTCTTCTCTCCCCCTCTAGCTTGTCCTTTAATGACACTGACCACTTGACCAAGGCACTTGAGTTTAATCTTACGAACTCCAATGCGAAGAAGATTACCTACAAATTCACAAATGTTCCTGCCATAGCCATGTACTTCTGGAATTTCAAAGATTCTTTTCCCAACTTTAGCGATGAGCCTGTCCTGGCCAATGCCACTATCAAATTTAGTGAAACAAGCGTTACTCTTAATGGCGGAGAATCCTGCGTGATCAGCGTTTCTGCCACTCCCCCCAAGGGCCTGGATGCTGATCGCTTAGCtctgtggtctggttacATCGCTATCAATGGCACTGATGGCAcctctctgtctctgccgTATCAAGGTCTTGCCGGCTCCCTCCGCGACCAGACGACCATTACAAGAGCTAGGCTCTTTAACTCGACAGGCAACGAGTTGGCCCCCAACTCGACCTTGTTGCTCCCCAGACAAGGTGGCGCTAGCGACGGCGACACTTTCCCCATGCTGGGTTGGTTTTTGCCCTGGGGCTCCCGCAAGATACTTGCTCACATCATCCCCCTGTCTACTCTACCTCCCAACAACCTGACGACCGAATACAGGGGCGTCAAGACTATTGGCCAGCCTAGCGGCTTCCCCGCTCTGTGGCAGTCCAGGGGCCTGAACGGGTTCGATTTTACTGGCCGTCTTGACTCCGGGTACTATGCTCCTCCTGGCAGGTACAAAGTCATTTTCCGCGCCCTGAGAATCTTTGGTAACGAGacgaaggaggaggattgggatGTTGTTACGACACCtgcattcttcatcaagTACCAGGATACGGGATATGACACATGA
- a CDS encoding F-box domain, cyclin-like protein (similar to Metarhizium robertsii ARSEF 23 XP_007823733.2) yields the protein MPLSSLPRLSSDLLLSILDLLPFADLLSLSTVNKRIHALATLRLYSAVETTWALDRTPPVTLLLRSILNRPQLSGYVRSLRLVGNAFKDHPEIREPPASPLALFSISKGSRIIQSTGVPFAKHWIDELRSGTVDAVVAVLLLMLPNLTSLYLGPNFTVRNQILGKLLQYALWEPPEEYQLPILGNLQHVTFCRRTEEYRHLNARNTSDVLPFFYLSKIQSLSISIDNPVKFAWPAHTPAPLSLVSLEIYRLREARLKPLLSVLKGLQKLHWHCFYQPGLDRDVSKGIIELDTVAIALNQVCATLTDLTIEAECRPEISAGYYDPPPLEIRASLHGLAHLGKLRRLCAPWVFLMGFSESSAIKLQDLLSPSLELLTLTADLEDNEEWEWHDDSVVSAIKSELENHSLSSLTNLYCIVLPIPLGYGKMTAERKQELRDIGANAGLHLGWVDK from the coding sequence ATGCCGTTGTCGTCGCTTCCGCGTTTGTCAAGTGACCTACTTCTCTCCATCCTGGATTTGCTTCCCTTCGCTGACTTACTATCCCTAAGTACGGTCAACAAACGTATCCACGCTCTAGCTACGCTTCGTCTCTACTCAGCTGTCGAGACGACCTGGGCGTTAGATCGCACACCACCTGTCACACTGCTACTGCGAAGCATCCTCAACAGACCTCAGCTGTCGGGTTACGTTCGCAGTCTGCGCCTTGTGGGAAATGCATTTAAAGATCACCCCGAAATCAGAGAGCCACCCGCATCCCCTCTTGCCCTATTTTCAATCAGCAAAGGATCTAGAATTATCCAATCCACGGGAGTACCGTTTGCCAAGCATTGGATAGACGAGCTGCGATCTGGGACCGTCGACGCCGTGGTGGCAGTTCTCCTATTAATGCTGCCTAACTTAACATCCCTTTATCTTGGTCCTAACTTTACTGTTAGAAACCAAATTTTGGGCAAGTTGCTTCAATATGCCTTGTGGGAGCCACCAGAAGAATATCAACTACCTATACTGGGAAACCTCCAGCATGTCACGTTCTGCCGCAGAACTGAAGAATACCGCCACCTTAACGCCAGAAATACATCTGATGTCCTCCCATTCTTCTATCTTTCAAAAATTCAGAGCCTGTCAATATCTATCGACAACCCAGTCAAATTCGCCTGGCCTGCGCATACTCCTGCGCCGTTGTCACTAGTGTCACTGGAAATTTACAGGCTACGGGAAGCGCGGCTTAAACCACTTCTTTCAGTGCTCAAGGGACTGCAAAAGCTACATTGGCATTGTTTTTACCAGCCAGGCCTTGACCGGGACGTCAGCAAGGGTATCATTGAGCTTGATACGGTAGCTATAGCACTAAATCAAGTTTGTGCCACGCTTACGGACTTGACTATTGAGGCGGAATGCCGCCCTGAGATTTCAGCCGGTTATTATGACCCCCCTCCTCTAGAAATACGAGCATCGTTACACGGCCTGGCTCACTTAGGGAAGCTAAGAAGACTGTGTGCCCCGTGGGTCTTCCTGATGGGATTCTCAGAATCTTCGGCGATAAAACTACAGGATTTGCTCTCTCCAAGTCTGGAGCTGCTCACCCTGACAGCTGACTTAGAAGATAATGAGGAATGGGAATGGCACGATGACTCTGTTGTATCTGCAATAAAATCTGAGCTTGAGAATCACAGTTTATCATCTTTGACTAACCTCTATTGTATTGTTTTGCCTATCCCACTTGGTTACGGCAAGATGACAGCTGAAAGGAAACAGGAACTTCGAGATATTGGCGCAAATGCGGGACTACACTTGGGATGGGTTGATAAGTAA